A stretch of the Cellulomonas sp. WB94 genome encodes the following:
- a CDS encoding Fic family protein codes for MLYAFPDLDLEDSVVLEEIAAMRVELAEHLRVPRRWTGRLRRTALARAIRGSNSIEGYHVELDDADAALDDEEPLSADQRTFAEIRGYRQALGYVLAMATDEHFRLDASALRSMHFMMLSHDLSKSPGRYRERDIYIHDERSEQVVYTGPDPAIVADLVDELMSDLAGHSHEEPTVQAAMAHLNLVMIHPFRDGNGRMARALQTLVLATKGIAEPEFASIEEWLGANTDDYYRVLAATGHGVWAPDGDAHLWVKFNLRAHHLQAQTTRRRWQSAQTSYVLLDDIVSMHGLPERVVDPLYTALLGFRLRRPTYVEQAGIDARTASRDFKALSDAGLLRPVGETKGRYYVGGPALEPIRAQIGHRPPLDDPYPWLPAKLAEAAAQ; via the coding sequence GTGCTGTACGCCTTCCCGGACCTGGACCTCGAGGACTCAGTTGTCCTCGAGGAGATCGCGGCCATGAGAGTCGAGCTGGCCGAACACCTGCGTGTGCCGCGCCGGTGGACGGGTCGGTTGCGCCGCACTGCCTTGGCGCGGGCGATCCGCGGGTCGAACAGCATCGAGGGCTATCACGTCGAGCTCGACGACGCTGATGCCGCGCTCGACGACGAGGAGCCGCTCAGCGCTGACCAGCGCACCTTCGCCGAGATCCGTGGCTACCGGCAGGCGTTGGGCTACGTGCTGGCCATGGCCACCGACGAGCACTTCCGGCTGGACGCGTCCGCGCTGCGCAGCATGCACTTCATGATGTTGTCCCACGACCTGTCGAAGAGCCCGGGCAGGTACCGCGAGCGTGACATCTACATCCATGACGAGCGCTCCGAGCAAGTCGTCTACACGGGCCCCGACCCTGCGATCGTCGCCGACCTGGTCGATGAGCTGATGTCCGATCTTGCCGGCCACAGCCACGAAGAGCCCACCGTGCAGGCGGCCATGGCACACCTGAACCTCGTGATGATCCACCCGTTCCGGGATGGCAACGGACGCATGGCCCGAGCCCTGCAGACCCTGGTGCTGGCGACGAAGGGCATCGCCGAGCCCGAGTTCGCCAGCATCGAGGAGTGGCTCGGTGCCAACACCGACGACTACTACCGGGTCCTCGCGGCGACAGGGCACGGAGTGTGGGCGCCCGACGGCGACGCGCATCTGTGGGTCAAGTTCAACCTGCGAGCCCATCACCTGCAGGCGCAGACGACGCGGAGGCGCTGGCAGAGCGCGCAGACGTCGTACGTGCTGCTCGATGACATCGTGTCGATGCACGGCCTGCCTGAGCGGGTCGTCGATCCGCTCTACACCGCGCTGCTCGGGTTCCGACTGCGCCGGCCCACCTACGTCGAGCAGGCAGGCATCGACGCCCGCACGGCAAGCCGTGACTTCAAGGCGCTCAGCGACGCCGGCCTGCTCCGACCCGTCGGCGAGACGAAGGGGCGCTACTACGTGGGCGGTCCGGCACTCGAACCGATCAGAGCCCAGATCGGCCATCGCCCGCCGCTCGACGACCCCTACCCCTGGCTGCCGGCGAAGCTCGCCGAGGCAGCAGCCCAGTAG
- a CDS encoding tyrosine-type recombinase/integrase, translating into MTRPRTAHRRPSGSIRHLSSGSWQARYTGPDGALRTLGTFPTKVEADTALAHETSRMSLGTWHDPYRGQEQLGPWFRDWITGRADLADSTRALYLRLLATVIDAPLSLERPNGATRVVHIGAQTLASVTPAAVREWDSAVLADATRRATARWDRARNNPLRVNAAIRRWAAANGAPIAPTGRMPAAVREAWLAETGGVVTSDGPQDRNAGRTEAAQAYRLLHTGMAQAVADGLIPANPCLVKGASQRDSKDRTERRTATPAEIWALADAMPERYRAAVIVAFCSGLRAGELFALQRRHVDLEARTLRVEQSLARPGTGSGRAFSSTKTRAGRRTVALPAVAVAALTEHMARFTPLGPDSLVFGTRTGKPLSGGSRSMMFARARHAIGRDDLTWHDQRHAAMTFVASTGATLPELMERAGHASSRAALHYQHAADGAQRRIADRLDEALGRPSEVA; encoded by the coding sequence ATGACCCGACCCCGCACAGCGCACCGACGCCCCAGCGGCTCCATCCGCCACCTGTCCTCGGGCAGCTGGCAGGCCCGCTACACCGGCCCCGACGGCGCGCTCCGCACGCTGGGGACCTTCCCCACCAAGGTCGAGGCCGACACGGCCCTGGCCCACGAGACCTCGCGGATGTCCCTCGGCACGTGGCACGACCCCTACCGCGGCCAGGAGCAGCTCGGGCCCTGGTTCCGGGACTGGATCACCGGGAGGGCCGACCTCGCCGACAGCACCCGCGCGCTGTACCTGCGCCTGCTCGCCACGGTGATCGACGCGCCGCTGTCGCTCGAGCGGCCGAACGGCGCGACCCGCGTCGTGCACATCGGCGCCCAGACCCTCGCGTCTGTCACACCCGCCGCCGTGCGCGAGTGGGACTCCGCAGTCTTGGCCGACGCGACCCGACGCGCGACCGCGCGGTGGGACCGGGCACGGAACAACCCCCTGCGCGTCAATGCCGCGATCCGCCGATGGGCGGCGGCGAACGGCGCACCCATCGCGCCGACGGGCCGGATGCCTGCCGCGGTGCGGGAGGCCTGGCTGGCCGAAACCGGCGGCGTGGTCACCTCTGACGGGCCGCAGGACCGCAACGCTGGTCGGACCGAGGCGGCGCAGGCCTATCGTTTGCTGCACACCGGCATGGCCCAGGCCGTGGCCGACGGCCTCATCCCGGCCAACCCCTGCCTGGTGAAAGGCGCGAGCCAGCGCGACTCCAAGGACCGGACCGAACGCCGGACCGCCACACCGGCCGAGATCTGGGCGCTCGCCGACGCCATGCCCGAGCGGTACCGGGCGGCCGTCATCGTCGCCTTCTGCAGCGGGCTGCGGGCCGGTGAGTTGTTTGCACTGCAGCGCCGGCACGTCGACCTGGAGGCACGGACGCTGCGCGTGGAGCAGTCGCTGGCTCGGCCGGGAACGGGTTCCGGCAGGGCGTTCTCCTCAACCAAGACGCGGGCAGGGCGACGCACGGTGGCCCTGCCGGCCGTGGCGGTTGCGGCGCTGACCGAGCACATGGCTCGGTTCACTCCTCTCGGCCCGGACTCCCTCGTCTTCGGCACAAGGACCGGCAAGCCACTGTCCGGTGGTTCCCGCAGCATGATGTTCGCGCGGGCCCGTCACGCGATCGGCCGCGACGACCTGACGTGGCACGACCAGCGGCATGCGGCGATGACGTTCGTCGCGTCCACCGGTGCGACACTGCCGGAGCTGATGGAACGGGCCGGGCACGCGAGCTCAAGGGCTGCGCTGCACTACCAGCACGCGGCGGACGGTGCGCAGCGGCGGATCGCGGACCGGCTGGACGAGGCGCTGGGGCGGCCGTCGGAGGTTGCGTGA
- a CDS encoding aldose epimerase codes for MTATATRAPAVRPPVIDDPRVVTLRSAGWELGVLPATGASIAFGRILVDGRWLDLLRPTRPSGYGRPEKCASFPLVPWSNRIRDGLLTFRGRTWQLARTAADATAIHGAVLQYDWCVVGLTESGVDLELDTTDLTGVNFPWRFRSRISYALTDRFLAVTTTLENIDSEPFPAGFGHHPYFQRRLLPGRPDAVLQVPAERAYALDRAIAVGPAGDVPVRADYRSPRPLGSAFVDDVLTARRPGEPVRIHYPEQGVDVRLDAGDAFEHVVVYVPRGRSYFAVEPVTNVNGGFALHDAGVAGTGVFVLEPGESRSATFTIGVDGLG; via the coding sequence ATGACCGCCACGGCGACCCGCGCCCCCGCGGTCCGGCCCCCTGTCATCGACGACCCGCGCGTCGTCACCCTGCGCTCCGCCGGCTGGGAGCTCGGCGTGCTACCCGCGACGGGCGCCTCGATCGCGTTCGGCCGCATCCTCGTCGACGGCCGGTGGCTCGACCTGCTGCGCCCGACGCGACCCAGCGGCTACGGCCGCCCCGAGAAGTGCGCCAGCTTCCCCCTCGTCCCGTGGTCCAACCGGATCCGCGACGGCTTGCTCACGTTCCGCGGCCGCACATGGCAGCTGGCCCGCACCGCGGCCGACGCGACGGCGATCCACGGCGCGGTCCTCCAGTACGACTGGTGCGTGGTCGGACTCACGGAGTCCGGCGTCGACCTGGAGCTCGACACCACGGACCTCACCGGCGTGAACTTCCCGTGGCGCTTCCGCTCGCGCATCAGCTACGCGCTGACCGACCGCTTCCTCGCCGTCACCACGACCCTCGAGAACATCGACTCCGAGCCGTTCCCGGCGGGCTTCGGCCACCACCCGTACTTCCAGCGGCGCCTCCTGCCCGGCCGGCCCGACGCCGTCCTCCAGGTCCCCGCCGAGCGCGCCTACGCCCTCGACCGTGCGATCGCCGTCGGCCCCGCGGGCGACGTCCCGGTCCGCGCCGACTACCGCTCGCCGCGCCCGCTCGGGTCCGCGTTCGTCGACGACGTGCTCACCGCGCGGCGTCCCGGCGAACCCGTCCGCATCCACTACCCCGAGCAGGGCGTCGACGTGCGCCTCGACGCCGGCGACGCGTTCGAGCACGTCGTCGTCTACGTGCCGCGCGGCCGGTCCTACTTCGCGGTCGAGCCGGTCACGAACGTCAACGGCGGCTTCGCGCTGCACGACGCCGGCGTGGCGGGGACGGGCGTGTTCGTGCTCGAGCCGGGTGAGTCGCGGTCGGCGACGTTCACGATCGGGGTGGACGGGCTCGGGTAG
- the yidC gene encoding membrane protein insertase YidC, with amino-acid sequence MNAVDAVMEPVQTSITWVLLHAVQLLGLVGLAPTQGATWFAAVALLVIAIRLVLVPLTLRQVRAARATAAMAPQLRALQARYRGRTDAESRRSMAEESAALRREHGAGLLGCLPMLLQAPIFYALFRVLRSVSQDHGIGQLEQTLVDQANSATLLGARLADTVLTAHTGSGHVVAVVVVVAAALATLATQRRQHRLNTPLQDPGDPTATVSRVMVNLAPVMLVLSGLWLPLGVLTYWLVSNLWALAQQLVVLRYLPTPGTPAHARFIERRPTLAPDPPTATQARRTGRQRAQPVRRARARRRTRR; translated from the coding sequence ATGAACGCCGTCGACGCCGTGATGGAGCCCGTCCAGACCTCGATCACCTGGGTCCTGCTGCACGCCGTCCAGCTGCTGGGGCTCGTCGGCCTGGCACCGACCCAGGGCGCCACGTGGTTCGCCGCCGTGGCGCTGCTCGTGATCGCGATCCGCCTCGTCCTCGTCCCGCTGACCCTGCGTCAGGTCCGGGCGGCGCGCGCCACGGCCGCGATGGCACCGCAGCTGCGCGCGCTGCAGGCCCGCTACCGGGGCCGGACCGACGCGGAGAGCCGTCGCAGCATGGCGGAGGAGTCGGCGGCCCTCCGTCGGGAGCACGGCGCCGGGTTGCTCGGCTGCCTGCCGATGCTGCTCCAGGCGCCGATCTTCTACGCGCTCTTCCGCGTCCTGCGCTCGGTGTCGCAGGACCACGGGATCGGACAGCTCGAGCAGACGCTGGTCGACCAGGCGAACAGCGCCACCCTGCTCGGGGCTCGCCTCGCGGACACGGTCCTGACGGCTCACACCGGTTCCGGGCACGTCGTCGCGGTCGTGGTCGTGGTCGCCGCGGCGCTCGCGACTCTCGCCACGCAGCGCCGGCAGCACCGGTTGAACACGCCGCTGCAGGATCCCGGCGACCCCACGGCGACGGTCTCGCGCGTCATGGTGAACCTCGCACCGGTGATGCTGGTGCTCTCCGGGCTGTGGCTCCCGCTGGGGGTCCTCACGTACTGGCTCGTGTCGAACCTGTGGGCCCTGGCCCAGCAGCTCGTCGTCCTCCGGTACCTGCCGACGCCGGGCACACCGGCCCACGCGCGGTTCATCGAGCGCCGCCCGACCCTCGCGCCCGACCCGCCGACTGCCACCCAGGCGCGTCGCACCGGCAGGCAGCGGGCCCAGCCGGTCCGCCGGGCCCGGGCGCGTCGTCGGACGAGGCGCTAG
- a CDS encoding DUF5692 family protein yields the protein MFLFDSIPWYSALMWFAVVAALMLANEIARASKWASLAMFVGLPLVLTIFVWPTTAGPDSSTGTWFHWVKVYSALAGCLGFMVLRFNRKAAANKYALMFPAAILALNILEAVIRDFQVHGMHGLIDGVVMVGGSWNIMNGIAGLLNLLTICGWAGIFISKGRQKDMMWPDMVWFWIIAYDLWNFAYVYNCVGDHAFYAGAALLVSCTIPAFFIKKGAWLQHRAQTLAFWMMFTMAVPGFVTDSKFAVASSHNTTALFLVSAISLAANITVAVYQIRTIVVKHRNPLKDELYVELADYKKVVAADRPDADAAPVADGVLVS from the coding sequence GTGTTCCTGTTCGACTCGATCCCCTGGTACTCGGCGCTCATGTGGTTCGCCGTCGTCGCGGCGCTGATGCTCGCCAACGAGATAGCCCGGGCCAGCAAGTGGGCGTCCCTCGCCATGTTCGTCGGCCTGCCGCTCGTCCTCACGATCTTCGTCTGGCCGACGACCGCCGGGCCCGACTCGAGCACCGGCACCTGGTTCCACTGGGTCAAGGTCTACTCGGCCCTCGCCGGGTGCCTCGGGTTCATGGTCCTGCGGTTCAACCGCAAGGCCGCGGCGAACAAGTACGCGCTGATGTTCCCCGCCGCGATCCTCGCGCTGAACATCCTCGAGGCGGTCATCCGCGACTTCCAGGTCCACGGCATGCACGGCCTGATCGACGGCGTCGTGATGGTCGGCGGCTCGTGGAACATCATGAACGGCATCGCGGGGCTGCTGAACCTCCTGACGATCTGCGGCTGGGCCGGGATCTTCATCAGCAAGGGCCGCCAGAAGGACATGATGTGGCCCGACATGGTCTGGTTCTGGATCATCGCCTACGACCTGTGGAACTTCGCCTACGTCTACAACTGCGTCGGTGACCACGCGTTCTACGCCGGCGCCGCGCTCCTCGTCTCGTGCACCATCCCTGCGTTCTTCATCAAGAAGGGCGCGTGGCTCCAGCACCGCGCACAGACCCTCGCGTTCTGGATGATGTTCACGATGGCCGTCCCCGGGTTCGTGACCGACTCGAAGTTCGCCGTCGCGTCGTCGCACAACACCACGGCGCTGTTCCTGGTCAGCGCGATCTCCCTGGCCGCGAACATCACCGTCGCGGTGTACCAGATCCGCACGATCGTCGTGAAGCACCGCAACCCGCTGAAGGACGAGCTGTACGTCGAGCTCGCCGACTACAAGAAGGTCGTCGCGGCCGACCGGCCCGACGCGGACGCAGCACCCGTCGCGGACGGCGTGCTCGTCAGCTGA
- a CDS encoding glycosyl transferase: MRYGHFDDETREYVITTPHTPYPWINYLGSEQFFSLISHQAGGYSFYRDAKMRRLTRYRYNNIPADAGGRYFYVNDGGDVWTPSWLPIKADLDHFECRHGLGYTHITGERGGLSVDTLFFVPIGETAEIQKVTLTNTSDATKTVTLFSFVEFCLWNAQDDQTNYQRNLSIGEVEIENDGPYGSAIYHKTEYRERRDHYAVYGVNAHAAGFDTDRDTFVGAYNGLGEAAVPRAGVSANSVASGWYPIGSHSLEITLEPGESTSYTYVLGYIENPQDEKWAPADEAAGIEALQVVNKTRAHELLSRFATNEQTDAAFEALRTYWTNLLSTYTVTSTDDKLDRMVNIWNQYQCMVTFNMSRSASFFETGIGRGMGFRDSNQDLLGFVHLIPERARERILDIAATQFPDGSAYHQYQPLTKRGNNDIGSGFNDDPLWLVLGVAAYVKETGDFGILDESVPFDNDESLADTLFEHLTRSFNFTVDNLGPHGLPLIGRADWNDCLNLNCFSTEPGESFQTTENQAGGVAESVFIAAQFVYAGPEYAELAERRGLHDVAAKARQAVEDMRATVLSHGWDGEWFLRAYDFYGNKIGTDEKPEGKIWIEPQGFAVMAGIGTETPADGGPSVAQRALTSVNELLATDHGMVLQYPAYTSYQIELGEVSTYPPGYKENGGIFCHNNPWVIIGETVVGNGARAFDYYKRITPAYREDISDVHKLEPYVYAQMIAGKQAVRHGEAKNSWLTGTAAWNFVAVSQYLLGVRPGYDGLIIDPQIGPEVPQFTVTRSARGATYEITVTNSGTPGARGSLVVDGTPIVGNTVPYAPAGSTVTVEVTV; this comes from the coding sequence ATGCGTTACGGCCATTTCGACGACGAGACGCGCGAGTACGTCATCACGACGCCGCACACCCCGTACCCCTGGATCAACTACCTCGGGTCGGAGCAGTTCTTCTCGCTCATCTCCCACCAGGCCGGCGGGTACTCGTTCTACCGCGACGCCAAGATGCGCAGGCTCACGCGCTACCGCTACAACAACATCCCGGCCGACGCCGGCGGCCGGTACTTCTACGTGAACGACGGCGGCGACGTGTGGACCCCGTCGTGGCTGCCGATCAAGGCCGACCTCGACCACTTCGAGTGCCGCCACGGCCTCGGGTACACGCACATCACCGGAGAGCGCGGCGGCCTGTCCGTCGACACGCTGTTCTTCGTGCCGATCGGCGAGACGGCCGAGATCCAGAAGGTCACGCTCACCAACACGTCCGACGCGACGAAGACGGTCACGCTCTTCTCGTTCGTCGAGTTCTGCCTGTGGAACGCCCAGGACGACCAGACGAACTACCAGCGCAACCTGTCCATCGGCGAGGTCGAGATCGAGAACGACGGGCCGTACGGCTCGGCGATCTACCACAAGACCGAGTACCGCGAGCGCCGCGACCACTACGCCGTGTACGGGGTCAACGCGCACGCCGCGGGCTTCGACACGGACCGCGACACGTTCGTCGGCGCCTACAACGGGCTCGGCGAGGCCGCCGTGCCGCGCGCCGGTGTCTCGGCCAACTCGGTCGCGTCGGGCTGGTACCCGATCGGCTCGCACTCCCTCGAGATCACCCTCGAGCCCGGCGAGTCCACGAGCTACACGTACGTGCTCGGCTACATCGAGAACCCCCAGGACGAGAAGTGGGCCCCGGCCGACGAGGCCGCCGGCATCGAGGCGCTGCAGGTCGTCAACAAGACCCGCGCCCACGAGCTGCTCAGCCGCTTCGCGACCAACGAGCAGACGGACGCCGCCTTCGAGGCGCTCCGCACGTACTGGACCAACCTGCTCTCGACCTACACGGTGACGAGCACCGACGACAAGCTGGACCGGATGGTCAACATCTGGAACCAGTACCAGTGCATGGTCACGTTCAACATGTCCCGGTCGGCGTCGTTCTTCGAGACCGGGATCGGCCGCGGGATGGGCTTTCGCGACTCCAACCAGGACCTCCTCGGGTTCGTCCACCTCATCCCCGAGCGCGCCCGCGAGCGCATCCTCGACATCGCCGCGACGCAGTTCCCCGACGGGTCGGCGTACCACCAGTACCAGCCGCTCACGAAGCGCGGGAACAACGACATCGGCTCGGGCTTCAACGACGACCCGCTGTGGCTCGTGCTCGGCGTGGCCGCCTACGTCAAGGAGACCGGTGACTTCGGGATCCTCGACGAGAGCGTCCCGTTCGACAACGACGAGTCGCTCGCGGACACCCTGTTCGAGCACCTGACCCGCTCGTTCAACTTCACGGTCGACAACCTCGGTCCGCACGGCCTGCCGCTCATCGGGCGCGCCGACTGGAACGACTGCCTCAACCTCAACTGCTTCTCGACCGAGCCGGGCGAGTCCTTCCAGACGACCGAGAACCAGGCCGGCGGCGTCGCCGAGTCGGTGTTCATCGCCGCGCAGTTCGTCTACGCCGGGCCGGAGTACGCCGAGCTGGCCGAGCGTCGCGGGCTGCACGACGTCGCCGCCAAGGCCCGTCAGGCCGTCGAGGACATGCGGGCCACGGTGCTCAGCCACGGCTGGGACGGCGAGTGGTTCCTGCGCGCCTACGACTTCTACGGCAACAAGATCGGGACCGACGAGAAGCCCGAGGGCAAGATCTGGATCGAGCCGCAGGGCTTCGCGGTCATGGCCGGGATCGGCACCGAGACCCCGGCTGACGGCGGCCCGTCCGTCGCCCAGCGCGCCCTGACCTCGGTCAACGAGCTGCTCGCGACCGACCACGGCATGGTGCTCCAGTACCCCGCGTACACGAGCTACCAGATCGAGCTCGGCGAGGTCTCCACGTACCCGCCCGGGTACAAGGAGAACGGTGGCATCTTCTGCCACAACAACCCCTGGGTCATCATCGGCGAGACGGTCGTCGGCAACGGCGCGCGCGCGTTCGACTACTACAAGCGCATCACGCCGGCGTACCGCGAGGACATCTCCGACGTCCACAAGCTCGAGCCGTACGTGTACGCGCAGATGATCGCGGGCAAGCAGGCCGTCCGGCACGGTGAGGCCAAGAACTCCTGGCTCACCGGCACGGCCGCGTGGAACTTCGTCGCGGTCAGCCAGTACCTGCTCGGGGTCCGCCCCGGGTACGACGGCCTGATCATCGACCCGCAGATCGGCCCCGAGGTCCCGCAGTTCACCGTGACCCGCTCCGCGCGGGGTGCCACGTACGAGATCACCGTCACGAACTCCGGCACGCCCGGGGCTCGAGGCTCGCTCGTCGTCGACGGCACCCCGATCGTGGGCAACACGGTCCCGTACGCGCCTGCCGGCTCGACGGTCACGGTCGAGGTCACCGTCTGA
- a CDS encoding glycosyl hydrolase family 65 protein: protein MRYGHFDDAAREYVITRPDTPRSWSNYLGSRLYGGIVTQNGGGYSFFRSGGTGRLLRMRFNGVPQDEPGRFVYLRDDETGDYWSATWQPVGKPLDGPDAYRAEVRHGLGYSVFDASYAGIDSELTMFVPEGQAFEHWALTITNPGPTPRTLSVFSYAELANEWSYRQDLENLQYSQYVVEATYHDGFIHRRNSTRDAFSECWFTLTGAEVASFDTDRDVFLGPYRTQSAPLAVERGECSGSETVGDNACASLHARIELAPGESRQVVFTLGVGSPDAPWTDGTETVRPGREAVAEYARPERLAAELEAIRTGWADRLAPLQVRTPDPQLDSMVNVWHAYQTHMTFNWSRGVSLIEAGDRDGLGFRDTAQDILSVVHAIPEAARERLDLLITGQTAEGGALPLIKPLTHAPGKEPTPTLEQYRSDDALWLPLSVAALVHESGELDYLDSVLPYADAGHDTVLGHLVQALRFSLEHRGKHGLVQGLAADWNDCIQFGIEGESLFSTFLLANGLRQVSELAARVDQGEIAAWCVGQLSGVLDAIDGAWDGAWYIRGISAVGTPLGSSDADEGRIYLEPNVWAVISGAAGPTRARLAMDSVHEHLASEHGIALCDPPHTHAVEGIGLSLLVFPPGLKENGGIFCHANSWAIVAEAMLGHGDRAYEYYRAYLPARYEDDAETHQVEPYVYSQFTHGPASPRFGQSRNPWLTGTASWTYVAVTQHILGIRPKPEGIKIDPAIPTTWDGFEVQRRFRGRDITIRVTNPNHVSRGVAMMTVDGTSVDGDLAPDALLLDGSVVDVVLG, encoded by the coding sequence ATGCGGTACGGACATTTCGACGACGCTGCGCGCGAGTACGTGATCACACGCCCGGACACCCCCCGGTCGTGGAGCAACTACCTCGGGTCGCGGCTGTACGGCGGGATCGTCACGCAGAACGGCGGCGGGTACAGCTTCTTCCGGTCGGGGGGCACCGGCAGGCTCCTGCGGATGCGCTTCAACGGCGTCCCGCAGGACGAGCCGGGCCGGTTCGTCTACCTGCGCGACGACGAGACCGGCGACTACTGGTCGGCGACGTGGCAGCCGGTCGGCAAGCCGCTCGACGGTCCCGACGCCTATCGGGCGGAGGTCCGGCACGGCCTCGGCTACTCGGTGTTCGACGCGTCGTACGCGGGCATCGACTCCGAGCTGACGATGTTCGTGCCGGAGGGCCAGGCGTTCGAGCACTGGGCCCTGACCATCACCAACCCGGGCCCCACCCCGCGCACGCTGTCGGTGTTCTCCTACGCCGAGCTCGCCAACGAGTGGAGCTACCGCCAGGACCTCGAGAACCTGCAGTACAGCCAGTACGTCGTCGAGGCGACCTACCATGACGGGTTCATCCACCGCCGCAACTCGACCCGTGACGCGTTCAGCGAGTGCTGGTTCACGCTCACGGGCGCCGAGGTGGCGTCGTTCGACACGGACCGGGACGTGTTCCTCGGCCCGTACCGGACCCAGTCGGCCCCCCTCGCGGTCGAGCGCGGCGAGTGCTCAGGCAGCGAGACCGTCGGCGACAACGCGTGCGCGTCCCTGCACGCGCGCATCGAGCTCGCGCCCGGCGAGTCCCGCCAGGTCGTGTTCACGCTCGGGGTCGGCTCGCCGGACGCGCCGTGGACCGACGGCACCGAGACCGTGCGTCCCGGCCGCGAGGCCGTCGCCGAGTACGCGCGTCCGGAGCGCCTCGCCGCCGAGCTCGAGGCGATCCGCACCGGGTGGGCCGACCGCCTCGCACCCCTCCAGGTCCGCACGCCGGACCCGCAGCTCGACTCGATGGTCAACGTCTGGCACGCCTACCAGACGCACATGACGTTCAACTGGTCGCGCGGCGTGTCCCTCATCGAGGCGGGCGACCGCGACGGTCTCGGGTTCCGCGACACGGCGCAGGACATCCTCTCGGTGGTTCACGCGATCCCCGAGGCGGCCCGCGAGCGCCTCGACCTGCTGATCACCGGTCAGACCGCCGAGGGCGGCGCGCTGCCGCTCATCAAGCCCCTGACGCACGCGCCCGGCAAGGAGCCGACGCCGACCCTCGAGCAGTACCGCAGCGACGACGCCCTCTGGCTGCCGCTGTCGGTCGCGGCGCTCGTCCACGAGTCCGGTGAGCTCGACTACCTCGACTCGGTGCTCCCCTACGCGGACGCCGGTCACGACACGGTGCTCGGCCACCTCGTCCAGGCGCTCCGGTTCTCCCTCGAGCACCGCGGCAAGCACGGGCTCGTGCAGGGTCTCGCGGCGGACTGGAACGACTGCATCCAGTTCGGCATCGAGGGCGAGTCGTTGTTCTCGACGTTCCTGCTCGCCAACGGTCTGCGCCAGGTCAGCGAGCTCGCGGCGCGCGTCGACCAGGGCGAGATCGCAGCCTGGTGCGTCGGGCAGCTCTCGGGGGTCCTCGACGCGATCGACGGCGCGTGGGACGGCGCCTGGTACATCCGCGGCATCTCCGCCGTCGGCACCCCGCTCGGCTCGTCGGACGCCGACGAGGGCCGCATCTACCTCGAGCCGAACGTCTGGGCGGTCATCTCCGGTGCGGCCGGGCCGACCCGCGCACGCCTCGCCATGGACTCGGTCCACGAGCACCTCGCGTCCGAGCACGGCATCGCGCTGTGCGACCCGCCGCACACCCACGCGGTCGAGGGCATCGGGCTGTCGCTGCTCGTCTTCCCGCCGGGGCTCAAGGAGAACGGCGGCATCTTCTGCCACGCGAACTCCTGGGCGATCGTCGCCGAGGCGATGCTCGGGCACGGCGACCGCGCGTACGAGTACTACCGCGCGTACCTGCCGGCCCGCTACGAGGACGACGCCGAGACCCACCAGGTCGAGCCGTACGTCTACAGCCAGTTCACGCACGGTCCCGCTTCCCCGCGGTTCGGCCAGTCCCGCAACCCGTGGCTCACGGGCACCGCGAGCTGGACGTACGTCGCGGTCACCCAGCACATCCTCGGCATCCGGCCCAAGCCCGAGGGGATCAAGATCGACCCGGCGATCCCCACGACCTGGGACGGCTTCGAGGTGCAGAGACGGTTCCGCGGACGCGACATCACGATCCGGGTGACCAACCCGAACCACGTGTCGCGCGGCGTCGCGATGATGACCGTCGACGGGACGTCCGTCGACGGCGACCTCGCCCCCGACGCGCTCCTCCTGGACGGCTCGGTCGTCGACGTGGTGCTCGGATGA
- a CDS encoding TetR/AcrR family transcriptional regulator — protein sequence MTGDLNEPSTTRESKSPDERREEIVVAARALFSERGIGKTSISDVATRVGVTRGLIYHYFGDKDALVDVVLERYIDEFVTSIRMWDAAREVGNIELALTDCIGLFRHHLQDDDPLRGDLHRIENAALYYRFVDRAVTAVVDCIRATTVKAYALRHQMEIENVYETFYVLVYGLVGLTRSRPEIEDRVLVGIVRQTLHLDGRPATNPRPDGGPAKVQGD from the coding sequence GTGACGGGTGACCTGAACGAGCCGTCCACCACGCGCGAGAGCAAGTCGCCCGACGAGCGGCGCGAGGAGATCGTCGTCGCGGCGCGGGCCCTGTTCTCCGAGCGAGGCATCGGCAAGACGTCGATCTCGGACGTCGCGACGCGGGTCGGCGTGACCCGCGGGCTGATCTACCACTACTTCGGCGACAAGGACGCGCTCGTCGACGTCGTCCTCGAGCGGTACATCGACGAGTTCGTGACCAGCATCCGGATGTGGGACGCCGCTCGGGAGGTCGGCAACATCGAGCTGGCCCTCACGGACTGCATCGGGCTCTTCCGTCACCACCTGCAGGACGACGACCCGCTGCGCGGAGACCTGCACCGCATCGAGAACGCCGCGCTCTACTACCGGTTCGTCGACCGTGCCGTCACCGCGGTCGTCGACTGCATCCGGGCCACCACGGTCAAGGCGTACGCGCTGCGGCACCAGATGGAGATCGAGAACGTCTACGAGACGTTCTACGTCCTCGTCTACGGGCTCGTCGGACTCACCCGCTCACGGCCCGAGATCGAGGACCGAGTCCTCGTCGGGATCGTGCGGCAGACGCTCCACCTCGATGGCCGCCCGGCCACGAACCCCCGGCCGGACGGCGGCCCAGCGAAGGTCCAAGGAGACTGA